TCACTTAATTAAATGACTGTTGATATTGTAATTGAGGTATTTTCCACTGTATTTTCCAGAGTTTAGTGCAAAAGGTGATTCATTTATAGAGACTTTCGCGAGACTTTATTGATGTTGGCTGGATCTGTGTTTAAATGAATTTTTTGAAATGGATTTTTTCATGCAGATACTCAAGTTACTCACCTAACCGAACAACAAAAGTGACTGAAACAACCCTTTCCAGCAATGAGTATGATATTTCCCGTGTGTCACCAAATATCAGAAGAATTCCAAAATGAGCATCACCTACTGTacacttaaatctgtttttggTCAATATCTGTGCAGTGCAGAGGACAAACTTTTTGACACCCTCATCCCCTCGTCCATCAGGGATGATTATTCACCTACAGACAGGTGATATTTTTACATGTTGAACATAGAAAATTATATATGTTGTTGATTGTAGTGCCAGGGCATCAatacttgtcttttttttttcttgacagtAGAAAATCCTACTCTACAACTGAGACTGTGACAGTGCGAAGCAGCAGTGATCTCAAGTGAGTTCCATAAATGACTGTGACACGTCAGACCTTGTAACTAAATGAAACTATGTTAATTAATTAAGACATCATTTATCCTCTGCAGTGCTGAGAACAATCTCTATGATACACTCATTCCCAAAGCGATAAAAGATGGCGAAACAGAAAGGTAATGTTTGCAAGCTCTATTAAAACCTGCAAAGTGGCCTTGATCTCACCGGTAACACTAAACATAACACATTACTTAAAGCTTATCATAGCATTACAAGAGCAAAATAAACAGTTTCTATAAATGTTAAGTTTGAAAATGTACTTATATAGCTCCATGTTTCTTAAACTGAATCACATTTATTGATTGTtattgattatatatatatatatgcatacatatacattaaaataaacatgtatttgCTTCACTGCAGCAAAACAACTGTCACCAGTAGTGAATGGAGAAAAAGCAGCACTAATGGGTGAGTTACAACTGCCAGAACAACATGTGCACAATCACCATGACATTAAATACCAGGAAATAAGATGAAAGTGTTCTCTATTCTCAtaattctctcttttttgctcAGAGATATTACCAAAACTACACGCACCTCAAGGACTTCCTCTTCGTAAAGATTAACCTTTTaccaatctttttttaaaataaaagtgctataataatataatataatgattgCTCTCATAATCCCCAATATTCTAagaataatacttttttttacagagctGAGGATGGACTGTATGACACCCTCTTGCCTATGGGCATTAAATCTCCTACCAGGTGAGATTCCTCAGTAAACAACCTTTCACAAAACAGTCGTGATACAAGTTAGAGTGAGTGAAACTGGAATTTGTCCTTGCCACAGAAACCTCAAGTGTCATAAAGACTGAAAGTGTCACAGTGGACAGCAGCACAGGGTGACCTTTAGAAAGACATGTCTAAGAATGTGCTTGATCTTTGCTCAACTTATTTATCTCAGCTTTCTTTTGTGCCGTTTAGAGACGAAAGCCCAACTCTGTCATCACCATCctacagcagcagagtcagCAGGTAAACATATTGATTCTGTGCTAGCAATAAGTCAAGAAGGTAAAAAATAACAGGCGTGTTGATATGTTGGAACAGTATCAAATATTGTCAAAGAAATTAATCTATATACAGCCTTTTAATTTGTTCCTCATTTTGAAATCTTAGAATAACATAATAGTGTCCGAACAGGagcaggaaaaaggaaaaaatccTTTGGTCTCACCATCAGAATGTATGATTGAGAACAATAAACATacattaacaaaataaagattACATAGTAAGTCTCTCAGGACATCAGTACATTCATTCgtttattcatccattcattgtctaacacatgggtgtcaaactcatttttgttcaggggccacatacagcacaatttgatctcaagggggccggaccagtaaaaatagtaaaataatagcataataacttatgaacaacaagaacccctttgttttttctcctttgttttacatttactgaaggatcattttacaaaacatgaaatttcttgagaaatataagtgcaatttcaacaatatcatgcctaaatttactatttacacagcacactggatctgtaaaggcacaaacatttagtcacgggtatctggagcatttgacattacgtttagattagtgtgaaattttatcaaattcatcctgtgggccgattggaccctctgccgggccggttctggcccccgggccttatgtttgacacccctggtctaacaTGACATAAGACAAAAGGAGGGggcctggacaggtcaccagtcaatCACAGGGCCTATTAGTATATTTATACCATAATATCCAGCTTACACTCAGTTGGTTTATCACAGTCATTGCATTGGGGACAAAAGAGCCTTTATAAATCTCAAAGTAAAACATGTCTGAGATGGTCATAATCatcaaaaatgaatgtaaacaagTTTCTGCTGTAAAAGATGACTAGACAAAAAAGGCTAAATTTAAAActttgaaaagttaaaaaaaaatgacaatgtgaAGAAAACAGTCAGaataatacaatattaaaaatgtataataattgtAACAAGCAGCATTGAAAATGTGTACAGCATGTATGTGAGATACTTTTGACTATTTTGCAAAAATATTCAGCAAAAATCTAACAGGAAgcttttggaggtatttattggactccactagggggcagatttcaccatttatcatttatcatcaaAAGTTTTAAAACCTCACTTCTACTGCCTAACATGAATTCAGATAAATATATACAgcatatgaatatatgaatgaatatatattaGATACAGGTTGTATTGAACTAattgtttttgccttttcaaTACACAGGTACAGCAGCTCATACGGTGATGAGTCTCCCACCACCCGCACCACCTCTTACACCATCAGCTCCAAGCCCAGGTACACATTTGAAAGCTTTCATTATCTCTGATACAGCTGTTATACGCTCTGGCTTGAAGTGTTTTAATTCGCTCTGTTTTTGCACCCCAGTGAGGATTACAGCAGCAAGACCTACTCTTACTCCAGGTAAGACCTTGTAATGGTggattttggttgtttttgttgtttttataaatctCATACGTGAGCTGCGCTTCACGTTGTGTTTGTATAGCTATAAATGAAATATCACCAGTTTCTGTACCTCATCGATATATGAGATTATATGGGTTTCAAATTGATGTGCATGCATTATATGAAATTAAATCACAACTCCAGCTGATAAATGTAACTCTAACAGCAGGTCAGATGACAATATGGGAGACTCAGTCTACTCTAGATCATCCTCCACCAAGAGTGTGTATGCACCTCCTGAGCGGTAAGAAAAGGTTCTCTTTGAACTCCTACATGCAGAAAAAACATGATAGTGCTAAATGAAAAGTTTCTCTGAAGTTTGTGTAATTAATCCTGAGGAGAATAGATGGCCAAGAATAAACCAAATATCATGGatacattcacatacacattGAATATTATCTCAGGTATTAGGTCTTTACAAGCATTTTCCACCTACatattacataatatataaGAGTTTGTGAGTTCAAACTACAACTGGGGTCAAGAATGACTCTAATATATACAGTACGCTTGATGTTTTAAAAGGCTTCATTAACTTCTGCTCCATTGCAGGACGGTTCTTGAGAGAGACCTGTGCTCTTCCTGCCGTAAGCCCTTCACTGGTGATGCCAAGATGGTTCTGGATGACATGAGGATCAACTGCCACGCTAACTGCTTCAAAGTGAGCTTTTGTTCAGTGTTTAACATTATGAAATGCTCTATTTGTACATGTGTTACTGTCACTTCATTAATCtggaagcagcagtgttttAATATTGGGAGCTGGTGACCTATAGGATGAgatgagtgtttgttttaaaccacGTTATTACCTAGTAAGGCTTCTGCTCAAGTACGGCAATGTGACGACTAACAACATTAACAACGGCAACAGTTTTACCCAAGTAGCAACAGTTCAGGacatcacccataagaatccATACTCCCGTTctgaagcctccagaatcaCAATTAAGCCGGTGCCATGTTGATGTTCCGCAACCAGAAGTTCAGaggcatcacctgcaaccaggcttctAGAGGACattactagctgtcaatcacactggtgtcccaTCATATGTGCTGTACTTCGGAagataatttacaaaattgagaTCATGTTCAAAAGACACAATACGAATGACTGAGAGACCATTCACTTCCACTGATCAGTAAATCAAGTCAGCCTTTTTTCCATGGATTTCAAGTTGTTTTACTAGGGGAAGCACTACATGTACATGGCTACAGAAGGAAATccagaagactacgtccacATTTTATATACTGTCTTTTGGTTTTATCCGAACGTGGAATCCAGATTGTATCCAGCTTGATTCAGCTAAAAAACACGAAAGAGAGATTTTATCCAAAGCTCATTCAAACCACATATGGAGATGGTTTTGAATGTGATTCTGGTCAGATTTTTACACATCTGATTCAATCTAAACGTCTCAGTCGCTGagataggatttcaaagtgtcttctgaGTCACTCACAACATGActcaaatgacaacaacaatggcATAGATCTCCATACTGGCCTAAGTGTCCAAGTCAGCTTTGACAACATGACTGTGTGGACTGTGATGTTAAAACACGTTATTCTCTGAGAAGCTCCACATAACCTACACCTGAGCAGAGAGCTAATCAGATGGATTGAAAACAGCTGAGAAGGTGTTCACAGTCATCGGCTTTGCTGGAAGAGGAAGGTCACGTCTATTTGCATTTGATAGCAAAAGTACAGTGGAAATGGCCGAAAAATTAACTCAAATGCAGCATTTGTGCAAGTGTGTTTGGTCAAACTCTGCAACATCAGGATATAATGTGGAGCTGTGCAGCTGACTGTTCAGCATGTCCCTCTAtcctcatgtgtttgtttgtgttggaaCAGTGCGAGGTGTGTAACTGCAGTCTGGGTCATCTGAAAGCTGGGGACATCATGTGGATCTACAAACGAATGGTGCACTGTGAGAACTGCTTTGAGGTCACCAGaggtaaagagaaaaaaaacagtaactTCATTAATGTACTTATATCCTTGAAAACACCTAGACTTTGACAGAAAATATTCCCCTTCTCCTCCCTATGCAGATAAGTGGCGACGCTGAGTTTCCCCCAAAACTTCCCATGGAGATACAGCAATAATGATCAAAGATAAAATTATTAACTGTTAATAAGCATGTTTTGGGTGGCACTGATTCTCCTCTATTTCAGTTTAAACAAGCTGGGGGATATTAATCTGGGTGTTTTGGTAAATAACTACTTTGAGTGGCACCAACTATTGCTGCtttgtatctgtgttgtttttactctATCATAGGTGGGAGATAGTCTTTCTGATAGAATACTGTCTGTAAGGAGACTTTTGTGTGATATATTGAAAAGAGATTGGAATATTTAGGGCCGGGGGCTTTTTCTGTgtgcaataaacatttttatctaAATGTGTTGCTACTTTTGTCATATAAATATGCAGTTTTTTGCTGTGAAGGAATATTTATCACAAAGTTAAGGAGTATATCTCTTTtataaattaaagtaaatataatgTTGGTGATATGCATAAGGATGTATGACTTTTCTTGAAGATGGGGGCCATAAAGGGCCAAGTATATACACAATATTGTTTTTAGTGAGGAGCCTGTGCATGGCACCCATTATGTCTTGTTTAAACTCTTTGTTGTGCACTTTGAATATCAGAAATGTTAGCTGCAGTGGCGAAGTACCAATATTGGTGCATCCCTGCAAGTTACTTTTATGATTACTTGAAATGTAACCTTAGTAGAGAAGTGTATGACCCTGAGGGAAACCGATCATAAGAAAACGCACTCATATCttggttaatgcagggcaacttctgtttctgccacgtaagagcaaaacatggagctgcatcaaatcagtcttgggttttttattttgtttcatgcaaacatatacacatatacaacaatgggctcagcccTTTCTCCCGGACTATCGTTCTACGTGCacgtatgtttttgttgtgtttacccacaatgccctgcttGTAGTCTGCTTCCTGCATTTGAGAAACTGcgttttaggcggaccagagtttgcttctttggtgcCCATCAGAGTTATTTCCCCATCTCATGCACTGTCTcgattttaaagccaatatttacacatcataaaataaaaagtataaattaaatatatgatatatggTAAGTATATTCTTATTTTACTTATTGGTTTAAGTCGGCCTTATCTATTTATGTGCAGTTAGTTAAtctattcctctttttttatttgttctaaACTCAGTCCCTGTGTGGGTCGCTATAGAAATATGGCAGCCTTTGCCATTTTGCAAAGCCCATTgcagtacatataaaaggcttattctaaggctatgaataccaaacagtttttattttaaagtgattatacacttatgtGTAGTTTACTCAATTTCTGTTAATAAATAGTcaacaaataaatgttacacGGTGGAACTTTAAATTCCtgtttttaacttattttgatgaatatatatatatttttttttttcaattgatttattttgcacagtaaCATACAGGAAAATTACAAACTGCAtcaccacaaaacaaaatctcaCTGAACTAAAAAGAACACAGTACTACACTGCTTATAAAACCACAACAGTCTACACAATGATAACACAATAATCtgttttttctattatttattatctttaaaatgtaattttcatgaAAGCtgaacagaaagagaaaataagagaAATACTTCCTGAGCAGTGGTGTGATGGGAGTTGAACTTAAAGCTGCTGACCAATGAGAACGAGGCTATGCAGTCatgccagcagcagcatcactgcgtgtgtgtgtgtgtgtgtgtgtgtgtgtgggtgaggggGGTAAATCTGGACACCGTCTCTGAACAGAAAAGGACCCTCTGCAGACAGGCCgtgcttcttcttcctctgcctctttctgctgcccgtctCAATGTGCTTGTCACCAAATGGAAGCAGAAGTGTTGAACCCCCAGATGGTGATGGCGGACGTCAATGGCAACAATAAGACCTCAAACGCGGAGCTGGAGGTGCTGAAGCTTCAGGAGCTGGTGCGAAAATTGGAGAAGCAAAACGAACAATTGCGCACCAGAGCGAACGCTGTAAACAATTGCTCCGTGGGCCCTCATCATGTCCAGACGTCGCTGTCGTGTCTGCACGGGGGTACAGCGTGTACGAGTGACACATTCCACAGCAAATATGTCCTTTCCAGTCCGACACAGTCGTACTCCTGTGCCCCAGAACCCCGGAGTCCAATGGAGGAGCAGTTCGCCTATTTCCAGCCGAGCATGGTGTCTCCTGATGCCGCCGTGGAGAACAGAGGCGCcgctgctggaggagctggaggcgcTGGAGGAGCCTCCACTGTTCTGGATGAGCTGGATGTTTTGGACTTGAACACCTTGCTCCCTGTTGGAGAGCCTGAAACCTGGTAACCACTCTCATTAAACATCAAtcattatatttgtatatgcaTATACAGACAgcaactatttttataatcataGTAagtttgtgcttttctttcaataatgaaaataagtaataataataatttgatttatcagcttattaaatgtgtatatattcttttgtctttgctccacataacaaagaaatgatcaaAATTTAATtattggtttgtggaaaaaacaagacgCGAGAAAATCATTCTtttgaggtttggaaaacaacaaccaatatttttcaacattttattacaCTTAATGGATCAAACAACCAATAGTCCAAGTGACAGAATAATCAAAAGATTAATCTATTAGAAAAACAATTATAAGTTACAGCGATAAAAAACATCATTGAAGTTTATTGAATGCTTCacaacatatataaaaaaatatcccaAATTAACCATAATCACGATATCAGCATGCACGATATATGTAGTAAATCCAAAAAGACGttattttgaccagtattggataCTGATCATCCCTAggaatgatttttgtttttgtatttatgcgATTTTACAATAACACTTGTTATTATAACACTATAAATCATACATGCAACACCCTCATACCCCACTACTTGGTGGGCTCAAAAATCAGAGGGTAATGACAGGCAATACATTTGGATTTAAATTGTTatgtttacatacagtacatattaaGTAAATCTGATTTGTCACTGTCTGGGGCTCTGTGTTAGAATGAAACCCACAGCAGAAAGAGCACTTATACTtaagcatttgtttgtttatcacaAGTATATCAGGACTGTATGGCCAAAAATGGTATTACAACAatagtttttaaaattagtcGACTGGTAATTATCATGataaataatagataataaaaGAGTGAAGATTCGGCTCCTGAGTGAAAGTTATagaaaccagttaattgtggtttaAATCTTCCTTTATGGAACAAAACCAACAATCACTTGGAGTTTAACagtgaaacatttcacaaatctgaggcaaaacattcaTAGAAAGATGTATGTctcaactagagctgcaactaactattatttccacaattaatcgagtaattaaAAATGGTGATCATTGTTtgttaaacctggaaataatgaggctctcaaaatgtcttgttttgtccacaaaccaaaatgactcagtttaaatgatgtatttgttatCTGGTGCCAAGAAACCAGaacagattcacatttaagaagctgaaacaatcataaagcttgttttaataatgaaaaaagcttcaaaccgattaatcgattatcaaaatagttgacgactcatttagtaattgattaataatagagtaattgtttcagctctggtCTCAACATGTGTTTGCACAATGTATAAACTATATATCAATATACAttgaacctttgttatattgaCACGAGTTGCTATTTAATTATTGCCCGGAACAAATTGCCTGTCATATTGTCATTGCGATGTTCAGCATTGTCGTACGTTTTCTTATTTTACTTCATAGGCCAGGGGTCTTTCAATAACCACACCTCTAAGTGAGACTGTATCCTGTTATTAATCACTTAATTGATTCCTCCTCAAGAATTCTTGCAGGCAGAGTGGCTTCGTTTTGGACACATATATTTGGgctttgctgtgtgtgcagcagaggtACAGTATCAGTGTCGAGTAAAACAGCACCAGGATGAAATTAGAAACAATGACCTGCTTCTTCAGCCTGTGATCAAACAGCTCCGTCTTTGTGTGCAGTGTTCAGCCTCAGGCTTGGaatacactgtactgtatgaaACGATATTTCTGCAGCGCCGGGTATCTGATGTGATGATGTGGAAAAATGTAGCACTGATGGGATCCAACATCCATCGAGTGTGTCAGTGAATATTCAGTTAATTTAACATCACTTTCTGACCCCCCTAAGTCAGTGTAAACACCATGGCCTAGTTTTCCTAATATCAGGTCAGGTCTGGTCTCATattctttcacacacagctttttatAGCTCAGTTTAGgttatttttaatgatatcATATTCACATATTGCACATGCACTCAAATGTTAAAGCACAACAAAATTACAACCCTTAGCCaaattgtgtctgtgtctgtgtcaggaaatatgcaaaatataaaatatgcaatgtaacaaagtacaaaaacacagtattcTCAAGTAAAATataagtaaacacaacaaacaggtAGAAGTTACGAGTATAgaatagcagcagataatatgAATGCATGGTGTGTTTTCCTctattaatcttttatttattgtattcatttatttattcatttgtttatttcagtgGCAACACAAAAAACCTGGTGTCAGGTTATAATAACATGAAACCGATGTATTGCAAATAAAAGGTCGTCATAAAATATAGCAATACAATAGCTAAGTTAACATATTATAGTGACATTTTAGAACGTATTCATAGATTTAACCTTACAAGTATCCTCCTACACCGATAATATCACAAACCTCTCACCATAGCAGTTTTGTATAAATGTCTTATAAATCACTGCACGGAATGAAGCTGTCACCACTTTAATTTTTATGTTACAGTCTAGGTTTCATTGCTCACGCTgtttgtcaataaaatgttaattgcTCTTTGTGGAACTGTTGCACTTTATGTGTGTATTGGCGTTTGTATTTCATCATCCTTTTACACAGCCACAGGTTTAGTTTCGCTAGAAAGAAGCTTTACAGTACTGGGTTGTGCGTCTGAGAAATATGGACACTATAAACTGGTATTTTATGTGGGCGCAGATTGttctacaaataaaatacaacagccTCCAGCTTTATTCAGTCCTGATCTCGTTGTAAAGCAACTGTGTTATAAAAGCGGAAGGAAGCCAGactaaactgtgtgtttttctgtgtgtttcaggctgtACGTGAGTCCCAAAGCTAAGCTGCAGGGTGAGAGTTTACTCAAGCCGCTTCAGTGGTGCAGGCAGGTCCTGGACCATCTGGGGCCTGAGGTAGCGCTCTCCAAGATGACGTTCTGTCACAGACTAGACCAAGGTACGATGCGTTTGCCACCGTCGTCAGATTAACAGCCGTCATCATATGCTGCCACATCTGTCTCTGTGGCTGCTGACATGTGATTATAAgctgtgacacaaaatgtctcCACGTGCAACAGGATTTCAGCTGCGGTTTCCGAGCCGTGGGAGCATTTCACTTCACGTGGCTCAGTCGTGtcgttttattcacatttatagGTTTTTAAGTACCACGGCTGACTTCCCAAGCAGTGATTCTAGATAAGTGTTTCACATATCAGTGTTTCCAGAGAACAATAAAGATTAGTTAAAGGGGTTTGTAATTGCAGATCTAAAACAAGAATCCATTCCATGCTATTGGAATTACAATTGTGTTAGGCAGAAAACAAACTCTTGCATCTTTAACAAGTGGTTTATCCAACTTTGCATCTATTCAACTCTTCCATCTTTCCCTATCAACTCCTGACACCTTCAGTAGGAAGTGAAACTCCACATTGAGCTTCCTTCAGGAAACCCCTACCGATTTGTACTAGTCTTGCATTCTACTGGTGTCTtggttttaaattatatttagaaTAATACACTGGAACGTTGAACATAGTAAAATCACTTTACACTTTTCTGTCCCTATACACAAcgataaatgtcatttttttactaACTGAATAGTTTCAATAGCTGAGGATGAAAGCCTTTTGATTTTTGACTTTCTTCTCTATCTCCAGCAAATCATCCTGAATGTAGGTTTACTAACGTGACAATACATCCACAAGTAACATTTGgtacattatcatcatcatattatGCTGCATGTGCAATAATCACATCGCAGGGAACATGCAATGTAAGGTTAAATAGATGGAATAGACCTCTGCTTCactcaaacaaaaatatttatttagtcaAATGCTGCTATGCTGTTCCCTTCTGTGTGTATCATGATTTTTCCTCTCTATACAGATGCCCTTTACTTTACAATCACCTCAAATTACTCTAGAATGATTAGATATTTCAGAAAAGAGTTGTCCAGTTATTCTTGTGAAACATTCAGGTTTttaatattgcaatatttccaaccccaaaatattaaaatgtttccaCAACAAGGATAAGATGTTTATAAGCACTAATACGTTATTACAGGATCTTACGACAAAACCCTTTCATAATCGGATACGAGTGTACtattaaatgacatttactgcTGGACTCGATATCATATTTGGTGCTTAACTGTTGCTGCACTAGTGCAAGGGGATATGGTTGCCATAGAAACCGTGCTTACATTAACTGGGCTTTTGAGAAAGATTTGTCCAGCACTCCATTCAAAGCAGCCTACACAAGAGCCTCTTATATATGCTGCTttgatgtgtgtgcatgttttaattTTGCAGATATCAGGTCTTCTCACATGATAAGCctgttttgcacacacacacacacacacacacagtgtaattcacttctgcatgtttgtgttttgaagtgctgattagtgtgtgtgcagttcaAGGTCCTCTTCTAAAGTGGTATTCACTGAAGGTtggttctcctcctctctgggtCATGAATGCATCACTGTCCCAGCAGGAGTTGTTTGTATAACTTGCTGTGAATGCCTGTGTTTGAGGCTAATTGTGTCAGGAATGCCAAATGTGTTGCTCTGTCAGGTGTGTGCCAGTCTGACTACAAATCAGTGTTTGGAAACTCTGTGTTTACACAGTGAAGACACATTACCTCCAGCCAGTCATGTCATTTGAAGCTATTCAGTGCTACTCAGCACgggttagtaaaaaaaaaagagaatagtTCCACTTCATTATAAATTTATGAATTGCAAATTATTGGCATGTAAAAATACATGATAAAATTATATTACAACTTGAAAGCAAAGCCTTGGAAATAAAGGAGTGTTTTATATTACTGATCTTCAAACCTCATAAATTATCTTTTAACAATGATTAAAGTCATCAATAAAAGCATTATAAACCTTTTTATATGTTATAAAATTGGTGTTTCATGAAATGAATAATACGGGAAGCATCAAATTAGAAATCCCAAAGTAGATTTAATTCTGATTTTGGCACATGAACGTAGCCTACATGTAAAATCCCTGTTTATCTTCAGATCCCAATCTGTAGTTTATTCCAGTAAGCCACAGCAGTAAGCTAAACCTCATCTTACTATTTGAACGGTGTCCCggtcattttaaaacatcaaTACTTATCTGTGAAAAGCAGATCAGCATTTGGCTAAAGTGTGTTAAAATAGAATCACTGTACTGAATGTGGGTATGAGGCTGTACGACAAAGCAAATCCACTCACTTGTCCTTCCCTGTGATCTGGTGTGTAGATAAGCGGTGGCGAGGACTCCCCTCCGTCCGTCCATACAGCTGCATAGAGGGGCTGTCCACCCTCAGCTGCCCTGCCCTGCCTTACACAAAATCTGCTGCACAAACCGAGACCCCAGGTAACTCAACTAATTCATCCTTTCATTGTCTTTGGTGAAAagtggggtacatcctggacaggtcacctgtccatcacatgTCAAACAAgctgttcactcactcacacctatgtgtgtccaattaacctttgcatgtttttggactgtgggaggaaaag
Above is a window of Solea senegalensis isolate Sse05_10M linkage group LG2, IFAPA_SoseM_1, whole genome shotgun sequence DNA encoding:
- the scel gene encoding sciellin isoform X3, with the protein product MSRYSYQSKTTSSSQPVDSKKSTSLLKDNSWIRRNDEEDDDVDRDPNFGRSVLSHYKTGDTVTSSDGEETKTTTTISKSSSVHALSQRFSGQFDTPSSSTLPSSRSSSTYTRSSRTSVTEEPKTSTTTTTFSKDGNTTETTTITTTQSVRSPTKTDTFSERVLSSSNRYSSYSPNRTTKVTETTLSSNDAEDKLFDTLIPSSIRDDYSPTDSRKSYSTTETVTVRSSSDLNAENNLYDTLIPKAIKDGETESKTTVTSSEWRKSSTNGDITKTTRTSRTSSSAEDGLYDTLLPMGIKSPTRDESPTLSSPSYSSRVSRYSSSYGDESPTTRTTSYTISSKPSEDYSSKTYSYSSRSDDNMGDSVYSRSSSTKSVYAPPERTVLERDLCSSCRKPFTGDAKMVLDDMRINCHANCFKCEVCNCSLGHLKAGDIMWIYKRMVHCENCFEVTRDKWRR
- the scel gene encoding sciellin isoform X1, which encodes MSRYSYQSKTTSSSQPVDSKKSTSLLKDNSWIRRNDEEDDDVDRDPNFGRSVLSHYKTGDTVTSSDGEETKTTTTISKSSSVHALSQRFSGQFDTPSSSTLPSSRSSSTYTRSSRTSVTEEPKTSTTTTTFSKDGNTTETTTITTTQSVRSPTKTDTFSERVLSSSNRYSSYSPNRTTKVTETTLSSNDAEDKLFDTLIPSSIRDDYSPTDSRKSYSTTETVTVRSSSDLNAENNLYDTLIPKAIKDGETESKTTVTSSEWRKSSTNGDITKTTRTSRTSSSAEDGLYDTLLPMGIKSPTRTSSVIKTESVTVDSSTGDESPTLSSPSYSSRVSRYSSSYGDESPTTRTTSYTISSKPSEDYSSKTYSYSSRSDDNMGDSVYSRSSSTKSVYAPPERTVLERDLCSSCRKPFTGDAKMVLDDMRINCHANCFKCEVCNCSLGHLKAGDIMWIYKRMVHCENCFEVTRDKWRR
- the scel gene encoding sciellin isoform X2 translates to MSRYSYQSKTTSSSQPVDSKKSTSLLKDNSWIRRNDEEDDDVDRDPNFGRSVLSHYKTGDTVTSSDGEETKTTTTISKSSSVHALSQRFSGQFDTPSSSTLPSSRSSSTYTRSSRTSVTEEPKTSTTTTTFSKDGNTTETTTITTTQSVRSPTKTDTFSERVLSSSNRYSSYSPNRTTKVTETTLSSNDAEDKLFDTLIPSSIRDDYSPTDRKSYSTTETVTVRSSSDLNAENNLYDTLIPKAIKDGETESKTTVTSSEWRKSSTNGDITKTTRTSRTSSSAEDGLYDTLLPMGIKSPTRTSSVIKTESVTVDSSTGDESPTLSSPSYSSRVSRYSSSYGDESPTTRTTSYTISSKPSEDYSSKTYSYSSRSDDNMGDSVYSRSSSTKSVYAPPERTVLERDLCSSCRKPFTGDAKMVLDDMRINCHANCFKCEVCNCSLGHLKAGDIMWIYKRMVHCENCFEVTRDKWRR
- the scel gene encoding sciellin isoform X4 — its product is MSRYSYQSKTTSSSQPVDSKKSTSLLKDNSWIRRNDEEDDDVDRDPNFGRSVLSHYKTGDTVTSSDGEETKTTTTISKSSSVHALSQRFSGQFDTPSSSTLPSSRSSSTYTRSSRTSVTEEPKTSTTTTTFSKDGNTTETTTITTTQSVRSPTKTDTFSERVLSSSNRYSSYSPNRTTKVTETTLSSNDAEDKLFDTLIPSSIRDDYSPTDRKSYSTTETVTVRSSSDLNAENNLYDTLIPKAIKDGETESKTTVTSSEWRKSSTNGDITKTTRTSRTSSSAEDGLYDTLLPMGIKSPTRDESPTLSSPSYSSRVSRYSSSYGDESPTTRTTSYTISSKPSEDYSSKTYSYSSRSDDNMGDSVYSRSSSTKSVYAPPERTVLERDLCSSCRKPFTGDAKMVLDDMRINCHANCFKCEVCNCSLGHLKAGDIMWIYKRMVHCENCFEVTRDKWRR
- the scel gene encoding sciellin isoform X5, with the translated sequence MSRYSYQSKTTSSSQPVDSKKSTSLLKDNSWIRRNDEEDDDVDRDPNFGRSVLSHYKTGDTVTRFSGQFDTPSSSTLPSSRSSSTYTRSSRTSVTEEPKTSTTTTTFSKDGNTTETTTITTTQSVRSPTKTDTFSERVLSSSNRYSSYSPNRTTKVTETTLSSNDAEDKLFDTLIPSSIRDDYSPTDSRKSYSTTETVTVRSSSDLNAENNLYDTLIPKAIKDGETESKTTVTSSEWRKSSTNGDITKTTRTSRTSSSAEDGLYDTLLPMGIKSPTRTSSVIKTESVTVDSSTGDESPTLSSPSYSSRVSRYSSSYGDESPTTRTTSYTISSKPSEDYSSKTYSYSSRSDDNMGDSVYSRSSSTKSVYAPPERTVLERDLCSSCRKPFTGDAKMVLDDMRINCHANCFKCEVCNCSLGHLKAGDIMWIYKRMVHCENCFEVTRDKWRR